aaaaaaatcacttctTTGAACAGAATGACAGATATACTTCATCAATCCTCCTCCCATTTGCCTTCCCCTTCAAGCTCCATTACTCCCTCAAGCAATGATGGTTTTGGCCAACTCAATCATTCCCCTCTTATTAGCCCTGCTCCTGTAGATTTGTACGGCTCCAATTATTGTAGACGTATACAACAACAAGTAGAAAGTGGGGAGGAAGAGGGAGGCCAAGACGACTTCTCTGTTTTGGCTCTTTTGCTCACTGTTTTCAGGAAATCTTTGGTGGGGTGTAAGAGCATCAGTGGTGAGAATTGTGACAGGATTATGGAGATTGGTTGGCCTACTAATGTCAGACACATTGCTCATGTCACATTTGATAGGTTTAATGGTTTTCTTGGCCTCCCTGTTGAGTTTGAGCCTGAGGTTCCCAGAAGGCCTCCTAGTGCCAGGTGCCTCATTCATTCTTGTTAATAAAGTGTATTTGCATTGCATAAATATAAGGCTTTTGTTTGTGCATTCTTATTCATATCTTGTGATGATTTAGGAGTTTCAAGCTTTCCTGTTTTGTTTGTGCTTCTGATTCATATCTTGTTAGGATTTAGGAGTTTTAAGCTTTGCTGTTTTGGCTGACTTAAGTTTCTCATATCTTTAATCCTTATGTATTAGATGGCTGCTTCATTAGataattcaagaaaaatcTCATAATTCCAAGTTTCCTATGCCTTAGTTCAGCTTCCATTTACCTCGAAAGTGCATTCTTTCGTTCACATACTGACCTCGAAATCTCTATGGTGCAGCACAAGAGTTTTTGGGGTTTCAACAGAGTCAATGCAGCTCTCGTACGACCCCAGGGGTAATTGCGTGCCAACCATACTACTTATGATGCAGAGGCGCTTGTATTTGCAAGGCGGTCTCCAGGTATTAACTATGTGATAGCCATTTTATGAAAGAGGCTTCCCCTGATTCACTTAAATTTCTCTTGCTAAACCACTTTGTCACTAGCTTTCTGACTTCTCTACAGCCTAATCTCTAGATTTGTATAATTCACTCTTCTAAGGATTGTGTTTCATCAAATCAATTATCATTCCTCAACGATTGTTACACTGTTTCCATTTCTGTCCCATTTGACTTTTTTGAACCATGTTCAGGTATCCTAGAGTTGTTCTCCAGAGCATACAAGAACGCACCATCTATTGTGTTcattgatgaaattgatgcATTGACTTCAGAAACGGAAAGCTTGTTCCAATGCCCGGTAAAACAGTTGATGGCTTGCATGAAGGAACCTGTGAATGACGGTTCTGATTCTGAAAGATCTGATAGTATACCCGGTGGCTATGTACTGACCATTGGAGCAACCAATGAACCTAATGCTCTTGGCCTTGCCTTAAGGAAGAGGTTTGATCGTGAATTTGTTTTACGTGTTCCAAGAGAAAACCAACGGCATGGCATACTATCAGTTCTAACACGTAATCATGAGGTTGGAGTTGATTTTGATCTTGGGGAGTTAGCTAGGTGGACTCAAGGTTTTGTAGCAGAAGATTTGGCAGAACTAGTAAATAAGGCTTCTATGGAGTCTTTAAATGACGCCATTAGATCGAGAGCTTACAAAAAGAGCTCTAAGGATGGTAATGAAGCATGTGGAAAATCATTTTCAGATGAAGAATTGGAAGGACCTAAATTAACCATGCacaatttttatgtaattc
This sequence is a window from Salvia hispanica cultivar TCC Black 2014 unplaced genomic scaffold, UniMelb_Shisp_WGS_1.0 HiC_scaffold_305, whole genome shotgun sequence. Protein-coding genes within it:
- the LOC125198867 gene encoding rho GTPase-activating protein 1-like, with the translated sequence MTDILHQSSSHLPSPSSSITPSSNDGFGQLNHSPLISPAPVDLYGSNYCRRIQQQVESGEEEGGQDDFSVLALLLTVFRKSLVGCKSISGENCDRIMEIGWPTNVRHIAHVTFDRFNGFLGLPVEFEPEVPRRPPSASTRVFGVSTESMQLSYDPRGNCVPTILLMMQRRLYLQGGLQVS
- the LOC125198864 gene encoding cell division control protein 48 homolog C-like isoform X3, which codes for MACMKEPVNDGSDSERSDSIPGGYVLTIGATNEPNALGLALRKRFDREFVLRVPRENQRHGILSVLTRNHEVGVDFDLGELARWTQGFVAEDLAELVNKASMESLNDAIRSRAYKKSSKDGNEACGKSFSDEELEGPKLTMHNFYDAMDWVSPSAEMEEFSKKSYTNWYDVGGLQLLKLEFERLVVKRIKFPRVYESLGAIGMKNMPSSFFLYGPHGCGKTLIVQALAKEAGANFMHIKGTELLKFGKWSRMIVQNIFKCAKLHPPCILFFDEVFIL